Proteins co-encoded in one Neovison vison isolate M4711 chromosome 9, ASM_NN_V1, whole genome shotgun sequence genomic window:
- the PSAT1 gene encoding phosphoserine aminotransferase yields MSAPTQVVNFGPGPAKLPRSVLLEIQKELLDYKGIGISVLEMSHRSSDFAKIINNAENLVRELLAIPDNYKVIFVQGGGSGQFSAVPLNLIGRKAGRCADYVVTGSWSAKAAEEAKKFGTVNIVHPKLGSYTKIPDPSTWNLSPEASYVYYCANETVHGVEFDFIPDVKGAVLVCDMSSNFLSKPVDVSKFGVIFAGAQKNVGSAGVTVVIIREDLLGFALRDCPSILEYKVQAANGSLYNTPPCFSIYVMGLVLEWIKNNGGAAAMEKLSAIKSQMLYDIIDNSQGFYVCPVEPKYRSKMNIPFRIGNAKGDDALEKRFLDKALELNMISLKGHRSVGGIRASLYNAVTIEDVQKLAAFMKNFLEMHQL; encoded by the exons ATGAGCGCCCCGACGCAGGTGGTCAACTTCGGGCCCGGGCCTGCCAAGCTACCGCGCTCG GTATTGTTAGAGATCCAGAAAGAACTATTAGACTACAAAGGAATTGGGATTAGTGTTCTTG AAATGAGCCACAGGTCGTCAGATTTTGCCAAGATTATTAACAACGCAGAGAATCTTGTGCGGGAATTGTT AGCCATTCCAGATAACTACAAGGTGATTTTTGTGCAAGGAGGTGGGTCTGGCCAGTTCAGTGCTGTCCCCTTAAACCTGATTGGCCGGAAAGCAGGAAGGTGTGCTGACTACGTGGTAACGGGCTCTTGGTCAGCTAAGGCCGCAGAAGAAGCCAAGAAGTTCGGGACTGTGAATATCGTCCACCCCAAACTTGGGAGTTACACGA AAATCCCAGATCCAAGCACCTGGAACCTCAGCCCAGAAGCTTCCTATGTGTATTACTGCGCCAACGAGACCGTGCACGGAGTGGAGTTTGACTTTATCCCTGATGTCAAGGGGGCAGTGCTGGTTTGCGACATGTCCTCAAACTTCCTCTCCAAGCCAGTGGACGTTTCCAAG TTCGGCGTGATCTTTGCCGGTGCGCAGAAGAACGTGGGCTCTGCTGGGGTCACTGTAGTCATCATCCGCGAGGACCTGCTGGGGTTCGCGCTCCGAGACTGCCCCTCGATCCTGGAATACAAAGTACAGGCTGCAAACGGCTCCTTGTACAACACGCCCCCATGCTTCAG CATCTACGTCATGGGCTTGGTCCTGGAGTGGATTAAGAACAATGGTGGTGCAGCAGCCATGGAGAAGCTCAGCGCCATCAAATCGCAGATGCTTTATGATATTATTGATAATTCTCAAGGATTCTATGT ATGTCCAGTGGAGCCCAAGTATAGAAGCAAGATGAATATTCCATTCCGCATTGGCAATGCCAAAGGAGACGATGCTTTAGAAAAAAGATTTCTCGATAAAGCTCTTGAACTCAATATGATCTCCTTGAAAGGACATAG GTCTGTGGGAGGCATCCGGGCCTCTCTGTATAATGCGGTCACGATTGAGGATGTTCAAAAGCTGGCGGCCTTCATGAAGAACTTTCTGGAGATGCATCAGCTATGA